One Aegilops tauschii subsp. strangulata cultivar AL8/78 chromosome 7, Aet v6.0, whole genome shotgun sequence genomic window carries:
- the LOC109768328 gene encoding uncharacterized protein produces the protein MASPAAACSLPTHTAPSLDDKPADEAGLRRLRRRRRRRCICICALVTLGVLLLLGVTLLVLFLTVFRVRDPTTRLLSTRLVGLAPSLTQPNFTLLLTVAVHNPNPASFSYASGTTGLWYRGAHVGDAQVDPGRIPSKGDGVVQLEMTVLTAGFTKDMAQLIRDIEAGSLPLDANARIPGRVAVLGVFKLNVVAYSDCHIVVGFPDMEIRGQDCRDHAKL, from the coding sequence ATGGCCTCCCCAGCAGCAGCGTGCAGCCTCCCGACCCACACAGCGCCTTCCCTCGACGACAAACCAGCGGACGAGGCCGGCCTCCGCCGCCTGAgacgccgccggcgccgccgctgcATCTGCATCTGCGCCCTGGTCACCCTCGGCGTGCTCCTGCTCCTGGGCGTCaccctcctcgtcctcttcctcaCCGTGTTCCGCGTGCGCGACCCCACCACGCGCCTGCTCTCCACCCGCCTCGTCGGCCTCGCGCCCAGCCTCACCCAGCCCAACTTCACGCTGCTGCTCACCGTGGCTGTGCACAACCCCAACCCGGCCTCCTTCTCCTACGCCTCCGGCACCACGGGCCTCTGGTACCGGGGCGCCCACGTCGGCGACGCCCAGGTCGACCCGGGACGCATCCCTAGCAAGGGGGACGGCGTCGTGCAGCTGGAGATGACGGTGCTCACCGCCGGCTTCACCAAGGACATGGCACAGCTGATTAGGGACATCGAGGCCGGGTCGCTGCCACTGGACGCCAACGCCAGGATCCCGGGGAGGGTGGCCGTCCTGGGCGTGTTCAAGCTCAACGTCGTCGCCTACTCTGACTGCCACATCGTCGTCGGCTTCCCGGACATGGAGATCCGAGGCCAGGACTGCCGCGACCACGCTAAGCTCTGA